The following proteins come from a genomic window of Oncorhynchus masou masou isolate Uvic2021 chromosome 25, UVic_Omas_1.1, whole genome shotgun sequence:
- the LOC135514007 gene encoding acyl-CoA dehydrogenase family member 11-like isoform X1 has protein sequence MMAVNRQVTRHSYRVCTGLYRPLSCSSSVSMVQKVLVRPPQDVPGAEGQAEFFRAGIGGFFQERPMLKNPFLEDALLQGYLRRHLPSEAVYSDLRVFGERLVREVDGWGRECEVTPPRLVTYDPWGCRVDRIVTSPAWQRMKDLSAQEGLVAIGYERSYGEWSRVYQMCKLYLYSPSSGLYTCPLAMTDGAAKVIQSLGVSWPVADAFSRLTSRDPEHFWTSGQWMTERRGGSDVGNGTETVALPQSDGTYRLSGFKWFTSATDADMTLTLARVTDVDGQTTSGSRGLSMFYAAVRDEQGMVQGIEVQRLKDKLGTRQMPTAELLLDGLPAHRLSEDGRGVACIANMLTVTRIHNSVSAVAGMRRVLQLARDYATRRSTFGKLLRDHPLHMQTLTRMEVETRGAFLLVMEVCRLIGREETGHASQQETHLLRLLTPVAKLYTGKQAVAVISEGLESFGGQGYIEDTGLPAMLRDAQVLSIWEGTTNVLSLDVLRCVSRSSGLVLQAYFTHTQSLLAAASLPSLSVAVRSVDSALSGLREFLQAAALTPPSFLELAARDLAYSLARIYMGALLIDHASWEGASHSDAYAALRWCEQDLCPVVSKAAIGCYNMKTPPLDAALVYEGSTRD, from the exons ATGATGGCTGTGAACCGACAGGTCACTAGACACAGTTACCGGGTGTGTACCGGATTGTATCGGCCGCTGTCATGCAGCAGTTCTGTGAGCATGGTTCAGAAGGTTCTGGTTCGGCCTCCCCAAGATGTCCCCGGAGCAGAGGGGCAGGCAGAGTTCTTCCGGGCTGGGATTGGAGGGTTCTTCCAGGAGAGGCCAATGCTGAAGAACCCCTTCCTGGAGGACGCTCTGCTACAGGGATACCTGAGGAGACACCTGcccagtgag gcaGTGTATTCCGACCTGCGTGTGTTTGGGGAGCGATTGGTGCGCGAGGTGGATGGGTGGGGTCGGGAGTGTGAGGTCACACCCCCTCGGTTGGTGACCTATGACCCCTGGGGTTGCCGTGTTGACCGCATTGTCACTTCCCCTGCCTGGCAACGTATGAAGGACCTATCAGCACAGGAAGGGCTGGTTGCCATCGGATACGAGAGGAGCTACGGGGAGTGGAg tcgTGTGTACCAGATGTGTAAGCTGTATCTGTACTCTCCCTCCTCTGGTCTCTACACCTGTCCTCTGGCTATGACTGATGGAGCTGCCAAGGTtatacag TCTCTGGGTGTGTCTTGGCCAGTAGCGGACGCCTTCAGCCGCCTGACCTCTCGTGACCCTGAGCACTTCTGGACTTCTGGACAGTGGATGACTGAACGCAGGGGCGGATCTGACGTAG gcaATGGTACAGAGACCGTAGCGTTGCCTCAGAGTGATGGTACATACAGACTGTCAGGTTTCAAGTGGTTCACCTCGGCTACAGATGCAGACATGACTCTCACACTGGCCAGAGTCACAGACGTAGACGGACAGACCACATCG gGTAGTAGAGGTCTGTCTATGTTCTATGCTGCAGTGCGTGATGAGCAGGGGATGGTACAGGGCATCGAAGTCCAAAGACTGAAGGACAAACTGGGAACCAGACAGATGCCCACTGCCGAGCTGCTGCTGGACGGCCTGCCTGCTCACAGG CTGTCAGAAGACGGGAGAGGTGTGGCGTGTATAGCCAACATGCTGACTGTGACTCGTATCCATAACAGCGTGTCTGCTGTGGCTGGTATGAGGAG ggtACTCCAGCTGGCTCGTGACTACGCCACACGTCGCTCTACCTTTGGGAAGCTCCTAAGAGACCATCCCCTTCACATGCAGACCCTCACTAGGATGGAG GTGGAGACTCGAGGAGCGTTCCTGCTGGTGATGGAGGTCTGTCGTCTGATTGGCCGAGAGGAGACAGGCCACGCCTCTCAGCAGGAGACTCACCTCCTTCGCCTGCTCACACCTGTGGCTAAACTCTACACTGgcaaacag GCGGTTGCCGTGATTTCCGAGGGGCTGGAGAGTTTCGGGGGGCAGGGCTACATCGAGGACACGGGACTACCTGCAATGCTCAGAGATGCTCAG GTGTTGAGTATCTGGGAGGGGACCACTAATGTTCTGTCTCTTGATGTTCTGCGCTGCGTCTCTCGGAGCTCAGGCCTCGTACTGCAGGCCTACTTCACACACACTCAG TCCCTGCTAGCAgcagcctccctcccctccctgtctgtgGCTGTGAGATCAGTAGACAGCGCTCTCTCTGGTCTGAGAGAGTTCCTGCAGGCCGCTGCTCTCACACCTCCTAGCTTTCTGGAGCTGGCAGCACGAGACCTGGCATACAGTTTGGCACGCATTTATATGG gggctCTGCTCATCGACCACGCCTCATGGGAGGGAGCCTCTCACTCTGATGCCTATGCTGCTTTGCG GTGGTGTGAGCAGGACTTGTGTCCAGTGGTAAGTAAGGCGGCCATAGGATGCTACAACATGAAGACTCCACCCCTGGATGCTGCGCTGGTCTATGAAGGGTCAACCAGAGACTGA
- the LOC135514007 gene encoding acyl-CoA dehydrogenase family member 11-like isoform X2: MMAVNRQVTRHSYRVCTGLYRPLSCSSSVSMVQKVLVRPPQDVPGAEGQAEFFRAGIGGFFQERPMLKNPFLEDALLQGYLRRHLPSEAVYSDLRVFGERLVREVDGWGRECEVTPPRLVTYDPWGCRVDRIVTSPAWQRMKDLSAQEGLVAIGYERSYGEWSRVYQMCKLYLYSPSSGLYTCPLAMTDGAAKVIQSLGVSWPVADAFSRLTSRDPEHFWTSGQWMTERRGGSDVGNGTETVALPQSDGTYRLSGFKWFTSATDADMTLTLARVTDVDGQTTSGSRGLSMFYAAVRDEQGMVQGIEVQRLKDKLGTRQMPTAELLLDGLPAHRLSEDGRGVACIANMLTVTRIHNSVSAVAGMRRVLQLARDYATRRSTFGKLLRDHPLHMQTLTRMEVETRGAFLLVMEVCRLIGREETGHASQQETHLLRLLTPVAKLYTGKQAVAVISEGLESFGGQGYIEDTGLPAMLRDAQSLLAAASLPSLSVAVRSVDSALSGLREFLQAAALTPPSFLELAARDLAYSLARIYMGALLIDHASWEGASHSDAYAALRWCEQDLCPVVSKAAIGCYNMKTPPLDAALVYEGSTRD; the protein is encoded by the exons ATGATGGCTGTGAACCGACAGGTCACTAGACACAGTTACCGGGTGTGTACCGGATTGTATCGGCCGCTGTCATGCAGCAGTTCTGTGAGCATGGTTCAGAAGGTTCTGGTTCGGCCTCCCCAAGATGTCCCCGGAGCAGAGGGGCAGGCAGAGTTCTTCCGGGCTGGGATTGGAGGGTTCTTCCAGGAGAGGCCAATGCTGAAGAACCCCTTCCTGGAGGACGCTCTGCTACAGGGATACCTGAGGAGACACCTGcccagtgag gcaGTGTATTCCGACCTGCGTGTGTTTGGGGAGCGATTGGTGCGCGAGGTGGATGGGTGGGGTCGGGAGTGTGAGGTCACACCCCCTCGGTTGGTGACCTATGACCCCTGGGGTTGCCGTGTTGACCGCATTGTCACTTCCCCTGCCTGGCAACGTATGAAGGACCTATCAGCACAGGAAGGGCTGGTTGCCATCGGATACGAGAGGAGCTACGGGGAGTGGAg tcgTGTGTACCAGATGTGTAAGCTGTATCTGTACTCTCCCTCCTCTGGTCTCTACACCTGTCCTCTGGCTATGACTGATGGAGCTGCCAAGGTtatacag TCTCTGGGTGTGTCTTGGCCAGTAGCGGACGCCTTCAGCCGCCTGACCTCTCGTGACCCTGAGCACTTCTGGACTTCTGGACAGTGGATGACTGAACGCAGGGGCGGATCTGACGTAG gcaATGGTACAGAGACCGTAGCGTTGCCTCAGAGTGATGGTACATACAGACTGTCAGGTTTCAAGTGGTTCACCTCGGCTACAGATGCAGACATGACTCTCACACTGGCCAGAGTCACAGACGTAGACGGACAGACCACATCG gGTAGTAGAGGTCTGTCTATGTTCTATGCTGCAGTGCGTGATGAGCAGGGGATGGTACAGGGCATCGAAGTCCAAAGACTGAAGGACAAACTGGGAACCAGACAGATGCCCACTGCCGAGCTGCTGCTGGACGGCCTGCCTGCTCACAGG CTGTCAGAAGACGGGAGAGGTGTGGCGTGTATAGCCAACATGCTGACTGTGACTCGTATCCATAACAGCGTGTCTGCTGTGGCTGGTATGAGGAG ggtACTCCAGCTGGCTCGTGACTACGCCACACGTCGCTCTACCTTTGGGAAGCTCCTAAGAGACCATCCCCTTCACATGCAGACCCTCACTAGGATGGAG GTGGAGACTCGAGGAGCGTTCCTGCTGGTGATGGAGGTCTGTCGTCTGATTGGCCGAGAGGAGACAGGCCACGCCTCTCAGCAGGAGACTCACCTCCTTCGCCTGCTCACACCTGTGGCTAAACTCTACACTGgcaaacag GCGGTTGCCGTGATTTCCGAGGGGCTGGAGAGTTTCGGGGGGCAGGGCTACATCGAGGACACGGGACTACCTGCAATGCTCAGAGATGCTCAG TCCCTGCTAGCAgcagcctccctcccctccctgtctgtgGCTGTGAGATCAGTAGACAGCGCTCTCTCTGGTCTGAGAGAGTTCCTGCAGGCCGCTGCTCTCACACCTCCTAGCTTTCTGGAGCTGGCAGCACGAGACCTGGCATACAGTTTGGCACGCATTTATATGG gggctCTGCTCATCGACCACGCCTCATGGGAGGGAGCCTCTCACTCTGATGCCTATGCTGCTTTGCG GTGGTGTGAGCAGGACTTGTGTCCAGTGGTAAGTAAGGCGGCCATAGGATGCTACAACATGAAGACTCCACCCCTGGATGCTGCGCTGGTCTATGAAGGGTCAACCAGAGACTGA